ACGCACGGCCGGCGGCCGGCGCGGCGGCAAGCTGGCGGGCTGGCACCCGGCCGACCTGGCGGCGCAGGTGATCGACGCACTGGTGGCCAGGAGCGGCATCGATCCAGCAGCGGTGGAGGACGTGATCCTCGGCTGCGTGAGCCAGGTGGGCGAGCAGGCGACCAACATCGCGCGCAACGCGGTGCTGGCGTCGAAGCTGCCCGAATCGGTGCCGGGCACCTCGGTCGACCGGCAGTGCGGCTCGTCGCAGCAGGCGCTGCACTTCGCGGCGCAGGCCGTGATGTCGGGCAGCATGGACGCGGTGATTGCGGGAGGCGTCGAGAGCATGACGCGCGTGCCGATGTTCACGCCCAACGCGCTGCCGGCCAAGGCAGGCCTGGGCACCTACATGAGCCCCGCCATGAAGAAACGCTACCCGGGCGTGGAGTTCAGCCAGTTCACGGGCGCCGAGATGATCGCGAAGAACTACGGCATCGAGAAGGAAGAGCTCGACCGCTATGCGCTCGAAAGCCATCGCCGCGCCATGGCCGCGAGCCGCGAGGGGGCCTTCAACGACGAAATCGTGCCCATCGAGATCCTGCTGGCCGACGGCACGGGCAGCGGCGAACGGCACACGGTGGATGAAGGCATACGCTTCGACGCCACGCTGGAGGGCATCGCGGGCGTGAAGCTGATCGCCGAAGGCGGGCGCTGCACCGCAGCCACCGCGAGCCAGATCTGCGATGGCGCGAGCGGCGTGCTGGTGGTGAACGAACGCGGCCTGAAGGCACTGGGCGTGAAACCGCTCGCGCGCATCCACCACATGAGCGTGATGGGGCACGACCCGGTGATCATGCTGGAGGCCCCGCTGCCCGCGACGCAGCGCGCATTGGAGAAGGCCGGCATGCGCATCCAGGACATCGACCTCTATGAAGTGAACGAGGCCTTCGCGCCCATCCCCATCGCCTGGCTGCAAGCGCTCGACGCCGACCCGGCACGGCTCAACGTGAACGGCGGCGCGATTGCGCTCGGCCATCCGCTGGGCGCCTCGGGCACCAAGCTCATGACCACGCTGATTCATGCGCTCGGCCGGCGTGGCAAGCGCTACGGGCTACAGACGATGTGCGAAGGCGGTGGCATGGCCAACGTCACCATCGTGGAAAGGCTCGGATGACCGCGCCGCAACCCTACGTGCTCTACGAGTTGGCCGACGGCATTGCCACGCTCACGCTGAACCTGCCCGCCAAACTGAACCCGATCGCGCGCGAACTGCAGATCGAACTGCGCGACACGCTGGAGCGCATCCGCGACGACCGCGCGGTGCGCGCCGTGATCCTGACCGGCGCCGGCAAGGCGTTTTGCGTGGGCGCCGACCTCAGTGCCATGACACCCGCCGAAGAGGGAAAGTCGCTCGGCGACCAGACGGCCGAATGGATGCAATCGCTCAGCAACCCGCTGATCGAAACGCTGCGTACGCTGCCCGTGCCGGTGGTGGCCGCGGTCAACGGCGCCGCGGCGGGTGCGGGTGTGGGATTGGCGCTGGCGGCCGACGTGACGATTGCGGCGCGCAGTGCCTACTTCTACCTGCCCTTCTTGCCCAAGCTCGGCATCGTGCCGGACCTGGGCTGCACCTGGGCCATTCCGCGGCGCGCCGGCAAGGCGCGCGCGATGGGCATGGCGCTGCTCGACGAGCGCCTGAGCGCGGGACGCGCGGTGCAGTGGGGCCTGATCTGGGCTTGCGCCGACGACGAACAGCTGCTCGAGGAAGCACGCGTGGTTGCGCAGCGTCTCGCACGCCTGCCTGCGCATGCGGTGGTCGAGGCGCGCGAGGCCTTCGAAGCCGCCGAGCGGCACACCCTGGCCGAACAGCTGCACTACGAAAGCGAACGCCAGCGCGAGCTGATCGACCGCCCCAGCTTCCGCGAAGGCGTGAGCGCCTTCCTGCAGAAGCGCGCTCCAACGTTCCCCGGGCGTTGAGGCAGCCATGATCGAACGCACGCTTTTCAGCGCCGATCACGAAGCCTTTCGCGACAGCTTCCGCCGCTTCATGGACAAGGAGATCGCGCCGTTTCATGAGGCATGGGAAGACCAAGGCTACGTGGACCGCGCCGTGTGGTCCAAGGCCGGCGAGAACGGTTTTCTCTGCATGGCGTTGCCCGAGGCATACGGCGGCGCGGGCGCCGACCTGCTGTATTCGGTGATCCAGTTCGAAGAGCTCTGGGCCCGCGGCTTCACGGGCATTGGCTTCGGGCTGCACAGCGAAATCGTGGCGCCGTACATCCTGCGCTACGGCACCGAAGCGCAGAAGCAGCACTACCTGCCCAGGCTTGCGAGCGGCGAGATGGTGGGCGCCATTGCGATGAGCGAGCCCGGCGCGGGCAGCGACTTGCAGGCGGTCAAGACCAGCGCCACCCGGCAGCCTGACGGCAGCTACCTGCTCAACGGCAGCAAGACCTTCATCACCAACGGCTGGCACGCCGACTTGGTGATCGTGGTGGCCAAGACCGACCCGGCCGCGGGCGCGAAGGGCACCAGCCTGTTCCTCGTCGAGCGCGGCATACCGGGGTTCGAAAAGGGCAAGCGGCTCAAGAAGCTGGGGCTGAAGGCGCAGGACACCTCCGAACTGTTCTTCAACGACGTGCGGCTGCCGGCCGACGCACTGCTCGGCGATGCCGCGCAACTGAACCGCGGCTTCGTCTGCCTGATGGAGCAGTTGCCCTGGGAGCGGCTGCAGATCGCCATCAGCGCGGTGGCCGCATCGCAGGCCGCCATCGACCAGACCGTGGCCTATGTGAAAGACCGCAAGGTGTTCGGCCAGCCGGTGGGCAACTACCAGAACACGCGCTACACGCTGGCCGAACTGCAGACCGAGGTGCAGGTGGCGCAGGTCTTCGTGGACAAGTGCATCGAACTGCTGATGGCCGAGAAGCTCGATACCGCCACCGCCAGCATGGCCAAGTACTGGACCACCGACCTGCAGTGCAAGGTGATGGACGAATGCGTGCAATTGCACGGCGGCTACGGTTTCATGTGGGAGTACCCGATCACGCGCGCGTACGCCGATGCGCGGGTGCAGCGCATCTATGGCGGCACCAACGAGATCATGAAGGAAGTGATCACGCGCGCGATGGGCCTCGGCGGGCGCTGAAACCGGCCACTGGCGTCTGACTTGAGGCTGCGGGAGAATGGCCGCATGCCCATCCTCAACGCCTTCTACGCCCAGTCGGGCGGCGTCACCTCGGTCATCAATGCGTCGGCCTGCGGCGTGATCGAGACGGCACGAAAACACCCGGACCGCATCGGCAAGCTCTACGCGGGGCGCAACGGCATCATCGGCGCGCTGACCGAAGAGCTGATCGACACCGGCGCCGAGCCGGCCGAAGCGATTGCGGCGCTGCGCACCACGCCCTCGGGCGCCTTCGGATCGTGCCGCTACAAGCTCAAGTCGCTCGAGAAGAACCGGCGCGAGTACGAGCGGCTCATCGAGGTGTTCAAGGCACACGGCATCGGCTACTTCTTCTACAACGGCGGCGGCGATTCGGCCGATACCTGCTTCAAGGTGAGCCAGCTGTCGCAGTCGCTCGGCTATCCGCTGCAGGCCATCCATGTGCCCAAGACCATCGACAACGACCTGCCACTGACCGATTGCTGCCCCGGCTTCGGCTCTGTGGCCAAGTACGTGGCGGTGTCGACGCTGGAAGCCTCGTTCGACGTGCGTTCGATGGCGGCCACTTCCACCAAGGTGTTCGTGCTCGAGGTCATGGGCCGGCATGCGGGCTGGATTGCCGCGGCGGGCGGGC
The Variovorax paradoxus genome window above contains:
- a CDS encoding acetyl-CoA C-acetyltransferase, with amino-acid sequence MAEAYIVAAARTAGGRRGGKLAGWHPADLAAQVIDALVARSGIDPAAVEDVILGCVSQVGEQATNIARNAVLASKLPESVPGTSVDRQCGSSQQALHFAAQAVMSGSMDAVIAGGVESMTRVPMFTPNALPAKAGLGTYMSPAMKKRYPGVEFSQFTGAEMIAKNYGIEKEELDRYALESHRRAMAASREGAFNDEIVPIEILLADGTGSGERHTVDEGIRFDATLEGIAGVKLIAEGGRCTAATASQICDGASGVLVVNERGLKALGVKPLARIHHMSVMGHDPVIMLEAPLPATQRALEKAGMRIQDIDLYEVNEAFAPIPIAWLQALDADPARLNVNGGAIALGHPLGASGTKLMTTLIHALGRRGKRYGLQTMCEGGGMANVTIVERLG
- a CDS encoding enoyl-CoA hydratase-related protein, with translation MTAPQPYVLYELADGIATLTLNLPAKLNPIARELQIELRDTLERIRDDRAVRAVILTGAGKAFCVGADLSAMTPAEEGKSLGDQTAEWMQSLSNPLIETLRTLPVPVVAAVNGAAAGAGVGLALAADVTIAARSAYFYLPFLPKLGIVPDLGCTWAIPRRAGKARAMGMALLDERLSAGRAVQWGLIWACADDEQLLEEARVVAQRLARLPAHAVVEAREAFEAAERHTLAEQLHYESERQRELIDRPSFREGVSAFLQKRAPTFPGR
- a CDS encoding acyl-CoA dehydrogenase family protein, translating into MIERTLFSADHEAFRDSFRRFMDKEIAPFHEAWEDQGYVDRAVWSKAGENGFLCMALPEAYGGAGADLLYSVIQFEELWARGFTGIGFGLHSEIVAPYILRYGTEAQKQHYLPRLASGEMVGAIAMSEPGAGSDLQAVKTSATRQPDGSYLLNGSKTFITNGWHADLVIVVAKTDPAAGAKGTSLFLVERGIPGFEKGKRLKKLGLKAQDTSELFFNDVRLPADALLGDAAQLNRGFVCLMEQLPWERLQIAISAVAASQAAIDQTVAYVKDRKVFGQPVGNYQNTRYTLAELQTEVQVAQVFVDKCIELLMAEKLDTATASMAKYWTTDLQCKVMDECVQLHGGYGFMWEYPITRAYADARVQRIYGGTNEIMKEVITRAMGLGGR